In Montipora foliosa isolate CH-2021 chromosome 13, ASM3666993v2, whole genome shotgun sequence, one DNA window encodes the following:
- the LOC137981774 gene encoding uncharacterized protein: protein MFNQVKVPPEDADAFRFLWWENDNLEQPSEFQLTSHIFGASDSPSCANFCLKRAAEDNRGNFSEDAVNAVKKYFYVDDFIKSVKTVDEAKSLVDEITSLLGEVGFRLTKWMSNSRDVLSVIPDEKRARPNLDMDLDDLRSRKNTWEPSGM from the coding sequence ATGTTCAATCAGGTCAAGGTACCGCCTGAAGATGCTGACGCTTTCAGATTCCTTTGGTGGGAGAACGACAATCTAGAACAACCGTCAGAATTCCAATTGACCAGTCACATCTTTGGTGCCTCAGACTCCCCCAGTTGTGCAAATTTCTGCCTAAAAAGAGCTGCAGAAGATAACAGAGGAAACTTCAGTGAAGACGCGGTAAATGCTGTCAAGAAATATTTCTATGTAGACGACTTTATCAAGTCGGTGAAGACAGTAGACGAGGCAAAGTCATTGGTGGATGAAATAACAAGCTTACTTGGTGAGGTCGGATTTAGACTGACAAAATGGATGAGCAATAGTCGAGATGTACTGTCTGTGATACCGGACGAAAAGCGCGCAAGACCGAACCTGGACATGGATCTCGACGATCTCCGAAGTAGAAAGAACACCTGGGAGCCCAGTGGGATGTAG
- the LOC137981772 gene encoding uncharacterized protein — protein MSKRAARITGSLTLEELNQATHVIVCSVQNECSLEDVKALKKDKEVKKSSKLANLRPVLLNGTLRVGGRLQEAVALSWDETRAMILPKGHHVSQLLVRHYHETAAHSGREQTLSELRRMFCIIAGRTNRELKESFAQWNEERIERQLQQKGIKWVLQPPASPHMSGVWERLVQTTKKHLKSVVGDGLRNDLELRTLLVESIVNNRPITAVSDDPADFAALTPNHLMLQRATQVPPGVFMSEDKFSRRRWRKVQFFVDH, from the exons ATGAGTAAGAGAGCTGCCCGTATCACTGGATCATTGACTTTGGAGGAACTTAATCAAGCAACCCATGTAATTGTCTGCAGTGTCCAGAATGAATGCTCTCTTGAAGACGTCAAAGCATTAAAGAAGGATAAAGAAGTCAAGAAATCAAGCAAGCTAGCAAACCTGAGACCAGTGTTACTAAATGGAACCTTGCGAGTTGGCGGTCGTTTGCAGGAAGCAGTGGCACTGTCCTGGGATGAAACACGAGCGATGATTCTGCCAAAGGGACATCATGTCAGTCAACTGCTTGTTCGCCACTATCACGAGACTGCTGCTCATAGTGGAAGGGAGCAGACGTTGTCTGAGCTGAGAAGAATGTTTTGCATCATTGCTGGAAGAA CCAACAGAGAGTTGAAGGAGTCCTTTGCGCAGTGGAATGAAGAAAGGATTGAACGACAGCTGCAGCAGAAGGGCATCAAGTGGGTCTTACAACCACCTGCTTCTCCTCATATGTCCGGAGTATGGGAACGCCTGGTGCAAACTACAAAGAAGCACTTGAAGAGCGTTGTTGGAGATGGGCTTCGTAATGATTTAGAGCTGAGAACATTGCTTGTCGAATCGATTGTCAATAACCGCCCCATAACTGCTGTTTCAGATGATCCTGCAGATTTCGCAGCCTTGACACCGAATCATCTCATGTTGCAGAGAGCTACGCAAGTTCCGCCTGGAGTATTTATGAGCGAGGATAAGTTTTCCCGGAGGCGATGGAGAAAGGTCCAGTTCTTTGTGGATCACTAA
- the LOC137981773 gene encoding uncharacterized protein, with amino-acid sequence MGFVCPIVLEAKKSLQKLWKLNLGWDAEIPEDLQCHWNQWKNELPALSQVQILRCHLADLTEVLDVSLHLFSDASEDGYGIYAFTSDLFMQVELSNVHSWLESRSSPVRSISIPRLELQAPIFSVKMYRVLMDKLTYKISGAQFWTDSQTTLQSIKNDSKRFQTYVANRVIEIREVTTPDQWRHCPGRMNPADEASRGLKPQRLFSQHRWWRGREFLWEPEDRCPNAAVEDVSDGDPEVRASTNVHRIGVEQHDGDVNSTITTNGDDALLNVGRGLKELLGSCGSC; translated from the coding sequence ATGGGATTTGTCTGCCCAATTGTACTGGAAGCTAAGAAGAGCTTACAGAAACTTTGGAAACTGAATCTGGGATGGGATGCTGAAATTCCTGAAGACCTGCAGTGCCACTGGAATCAGTGGAAGAATGAGTTGCCTGCTTTGTCACAAGTTCAGATACTGCGGTGCCATCTTGCTGATCTGACAGAAGTACTTGATGTATCTTTGCATTTGTTCTCAGATGCTTCTGAGGACGGTTATGGCATTTATGCTTTTACCTCAGATTTGTTCATGCAAGTGGAGCTATCAAATGTTCATTCCTGGTTGGAGTCCAGAAGTTCGCCTGTGAGATCGATCTCGATCCCGAGGCTTGAACTGCAAGCACCTATATTTTCTGTAAAGATGTACAGAGTGTTAATGGATAAGCTGACGTACAAGATTAGCGGCGCCCAATTCTGGACAGATTCTCAAACCACTTTGCAGTCTATCAAGAATGACAGCAAGCGTTTTCAGACATACGTTGCCAACCGTGTAATTGAAATACGTGAGGTGACTACCCCTGATCAATGGAGACATTGTCCAGGACGAATGAATCCCGCAGATGAAGCCTCACGTGGTCTAAAGCCTCAGAGACTATTCAGTCAGCATCGCTGGTGGCGAGGACGAGAGTTTCTGTGGGAGCCAGAAGATCGTTGTCCGAACGCAGCAGTGGAAGACGTTTCAGACGGTGATCCAGAAGTGCGAGCTTCAACAAATGTCCACCGAATCGGTGTCGAGCAGCATGATGGTGATGTTAACTCCACCATCACTACCAATGGTGATGACGCATTATTGAATGTAGGAAGAGGACTAAAGGAACTTCTTGGGAGCTGCGGTTCGTGTTAA